A genomic segment from Scomber japonicus isolate fScoJap1 chromosome 11, fScoJap1.pri, whole genome shotgun sequence encodes:
- the evx2 gene encoding homeobox even-skipped homolog protein 2, producing the protein MMERIRKEMILMERGLHSPVAGKRLSDTPGNSVLEALENSQHSGRLSPRITSASLHGNLGDIPTKGKFEIDSLFGTHHNSENSSSAEISSSESRKKMSIYSEVSQESDINSDVEVGCPSHRSPSQHKENNKGFSDSNSGSSSNSIPGMNGNSAGGSNNSNSDQVRRYRTAFTREQIGRLEKEFYRENYVSRPRRCELAAALNLPETTIKVWFQNRRMKDKRQRLAMSWPHPADPSFYTYMMTHAAATGSLPYPFHSHMPLHYYPHVGVTAAAAAAAATGAASSPFATSIRPLDTFRALSHPYSRPELLCSFRHPGLYQSPAGLNSSAAASAAAAAAAAAAAVSAPSAAGPCSCLSCHSSQAASALGSRSTSADFTCTASGQRSESGFLPYSAAVLSKTSVPSPDQREETSLNR; encoded by the exons ATGATGGAGAGGATAAGAAAAGAGATGATATTGATGGAGAGAGGTCTGCACAGTCCCGTCGCAGGGAAAAGGCTTTCAGACACGCCGGGAAATTCAGTGCTGGAGGCCCTGGAAAACTCTCAGCACAGCGGACGGCTAAGCCCGAGAATCACTTCGGCTTCTCTCCATGGAAATCTTGGGGACATCCCGACGAAAGGCAAATTTGAAATTGACAGTCTTTTTGGGACGCACCACAACAGCGAAAACAGCTCTTCTGCGGAGATTTCGTCgtcagagagcaggaagaaaatGAGCATTTACTCCGAAGTTTCACAAGAATCAGATATTAACAGTGATGTGGAGGTGGGATGCCCTTCGCATCGCTCCCCGAGCCAACACAAGGAAAACAACAAAG gtTTTTCAGACAGTAATTCCGGGTCAAGCTCAAACTCTATCCCGGGTATGAACGGTAATTCAGCTGGAGGATCAAACAATTCAAACAGCGACCAGGTCAGGAGGTATCGGACAGCTTTCACTCGGGAACAGATCGGCAGATTGGAGAAAGAGTTTTACCGGGAAAATTACGTTTCCAGACCGAGAAGATGTGAATTAGCCGCAGCGCTAAATCTGCCCGAAACTACAATAAAG GTGTGGTTCCAGAACAGGCGGATGAAGGATAAAAGGCAGCGTTTGGCGATGTCCTGGCCCCATCCAGCAGACCCCAGCTTCTACACTTACATGATGACGCATGCAGCAGCTACAGGAAGTCTACCTTACCCTTTCCACTCTCACATGCCTCTACATTACTACCCGCACGTCggtgtcacagcagcagcagcagccgccgCCGCCACCGGTGCAGCCTCGTCACCTTTCGCCACTTCCATCCGGCCCCTCGACACCTTCCGCGCACTTTCCCACCCCTACTCACGGCCAGAGCTCCTGTGCAGCTTCAGGCACCCGGGACTCTACCAGTCACCCGCAGGCCTCAATAGTTCAGCAGCAGCATCGGCGgcggctgctgcagctgcagcgGCTGCGGCGGTCAGTGCCCCGTCAGCCGCCGGGCCTTGTTCATGTCTCAGCTGCCACAGCAGCCAGGCGGCCAGCGCGCTGGGCTCCAGGAGCACCAGCGCTGACTTTACCTGCACAGCTTCGGGGCAAAGATCCGAGAGTGGATTTTTGCCGTATTCTGCTGCTGTTCTCAGTAAGACCTCAGTCCCGTCACCAGACCAACGAGAAGAAACATCGCTTAACAGATAA
- the lnpa gene encoding endoplasmic reticulum junction formation protein lunapark-A, which yields MGAVISRWRTKPSTVEVLEGMDKDIQVLEEYSEKYQRQLKLWLGRLLLYSSLLYLFTCIIVYFWYLPEQLMGRLILCLPFLIFPLLVWLLRKFLIVIFSRRTERNNEKLEDLKTQKRKILEEVMETETYKTAKMILERFDPDSKRKMELESTPVGAHMTPKPGQELRHRNVIPKTPPVVVNPASSAVARPPLASGPTCPGRSSHSAPGGPPERNLSAIAAQQSLMRKPVTPGTPVLGVGMHPPGPPLARPVLPRERGAMDRVIEYLVGDGPQNRYALICQQCLSHNGMALKEEFEYVAFRCAYCYFLNPARKTRPQAPRLPEVTGELKMSSEAPLSSSDADMADVDDDQSVLGKTKHADDSAETDTRGPETPTTTEPSSASDDQTTPESQDLPTEKSDGEQDLSAMEVE from the exons ATGGGGGCTGTCATCTCACGGTGGAGG ACTAAACCATCCACTGTGGAGGTTTTGGAAGGAATGGATAAG GATATCCAGGTTCTTGAAGAATACAGTGAAAAGTATCAAAGGCAGTTGAAGTTATGGCTCGGGAGGCTGCTGCTGTACTCGTCTCTTCTCTACCTGTTCACATGCATAATCGTGTATTTCTGGTACCTTCCTGAACAGTTAATGGGACGACTCATATTGTGTCTTCcctttttaatatttccattATT agTGTGGTTACTCCGAAAATTTCTGATAGTTATTTTTTCACGGAGAACTGAAAGGAATA atGAAAAATTAGAGGATCTTAAAACGCAAAAGAGGAAAATA cTTGAGGAAGTTATGGAGACTGAGACTTATAAAACTGCTAAAATGATTCTGGAGAGATTTGATCCTGATTCCAAGAGAAAAATG GAGCTGGAATCCACTCCAGTTGGAGCTCATATGACTCCCAAACCAGGACAAG AACTTCGCCATCGCAATGTCATCCCAAAGACCCCCCCAGTGGTAGTGAATCCTGCAAGCAGTGCTGTGGCCCGCCCTCCTCTTGCCTCTGGGCCCACCTGTCCTGGACGATCTTCCCACTCTGCTCCAGGTGGACCCCCAGAGAGGAATCTGTCGGCCATAGCTGCTCAGCAGAGCTTGATGAGGAAGCCTGTGACCCCTGGAACACCTGTTCTAGGAGTCG GGATGCACCCCCCAGGCCCACCCCTGGCCAGACCTGTGCTCCCAAGGGAAAGAGGCGCCATGGACAGAGTCATTGAGTATCTTGTTGGAGATGGCCCTCAGAACAG ATACGCTCTCATCTGTCAGCAGTGTCTGTCCCATAACGGCATGGCATTAAAGGAGGAATTTGAATATGTTG CCTTCCGATGTGCATATTGTTATTTCCTGAACCCTGCAAGAAAGACCAGGCCTCAGGCACCTAGACTCCCTGAGGTCACTGGTGAACTGAAGATGTCGTCTGAGGCACCTTTGTCATCATCTGATGCTGACATGGCTGATGTAGATGACGACCAGTCTGTTTTAG GGAAGACAAAGCATGCCGATGACTCTGCTGAAACAGACACCCGGGGGCCAGAGACGCCAACAACCACAGAACCTAGTTCTGCATCAGATGACCAAACCACCCCAGAGTCACAAGACCTGCCCACCGAAAAATCTGATGGAGAGCAAGATTTGTCTGCCATGGAAGTGGAATAA